The proteins below are encoded in one region of Coffea arabica cultivar ET-39 chromosome 4c, Coffea Arabica ET-39 HiFi, whole genome shotgun sequence:
- the LOC113739125 gene encoding uncharacterized protein — MERFNEHIGAVNSCHNDARIQFESFQDQRHSVSNVLRSCGREIDIAYRTRLTAALDVTRFLLKQGLAFRGNDESTSSSNRGNFLELFEWYSQRNTEIFEVVNQNAPANNQLTSPMIQKDLAHACASEITSVIINDIGDNYFSLIVDESRDSSVKEQMGVVLRYVNKEGRVIERFLAIVHVSDTTSLCLKDAIDSLFAQHGLSLSKLRV, encoded by the coding sequence ATGGAAAGATTTAATGAACATATTGGAGCTGTGAATAGTTGCCATAATGATGCTAGAATACAGTTTGAAAGTTTTCAAGATCAAAGGCATAGTGTGTCAAATGTGCTACGATCTTGTGGGCGCGAAATAGATATTGCATATCGCACCCGTTTAACTGCTGCTCTGGATGTGACCCGCTTTCTTTTGAAGCAAGGATTGGCTTTTCGTGGAAATGATGAGTCAACTAGTTCTTCAAATAGAGgcaattttcttgaattgtttgAGTGGTATAGCCAGCGAAATACTGAGATTTTTGAGGTTGTAAATCAAAATGCTCCTGCAAATAATCAACTAACTTCTCCAATGATTCAAAAAGATCTGGCACATGCTTGTGCCTCAGAGATCACAAGTGTTATAATCAATGATATTGGAGACAATTATTTTTCCCTAATAGTTGATGAGTCTCGAGACAGTTCAGTGAAAGAGCAAATGGGAGTTGTTTTGAGATATGTGAACAAAGAAGGGCGTGTGATTGAACGTTTCCTTGCAATTGTACATGTGTCTGACACCACATCTCTTTGTTTGAAAGATGCAATTGATTCTTTATTCGCGCAACACGGATTATCATTATCTAAATTGAGAGTTTAA
- the LOC113738403 gene encoding uncharacterized protein, which yields MRGEFNGLKALILQENPYAMYIHCFAHQLQLVIVAVAKGNIIVSEFFVYVSMIVNLTGASCKRRDQLRQIEHDKIVTLLDSGDIISGKGKNQETSLARPGDTRWGSHYLTLLRLSSMWASVIGILGNIQDDATTSDNRGMARGLIDRMNDYEFVFALHLMKYLLGITNDLSLVLQQRDQNIVQAMSLIDTMKSQLQDFREEGCQIILDEVNNFCELNMIPVIDMEDSIAIRGNARRSRRGQTITNFHHYRVEIFCEVVDLIIQEMNNRFSEVSTELLSCITCLDPKSSFSQFNVQKLLRLADLYPEDFSSNDYLYLESQL from the exons ATGCGAGGTGAGTTCAATGGTTTGAAGGCCCTTATATTACAAGAAAATCCCTATGCGATGTATATTCACTGTTTTGCTCACCAACTCCAGTTAGTTATTGTTGCTGTTGCTAAGGGAAATATCATTGTCAGTGAATTCTTTGTCTATGTCTCTATGATTGTCAATTTAACTGGAGCATCATGTAAAAGGAGAGATCAATTAAGACAAATAGAACATGATAAGATTGTTACACTTTTAGACAGTGGAGATATTATTAGTGGAAAAggcaaaaatcaagaaactagTTTAGCAAGACCAGGGGATACTCGTTGGGGATCACACTATCTAACATTACTTCGTCTATCCTCTATGTGGGCTTCGGTGATTGGAATATTGGGAAATATACAAGATGATGCCACCACTTCTGACAATAGAGGTATGGCCAGGGGTTTGATTGATAGAATGAATGATTATGAGTTTGTTTTTGCATTGCACCTGATGAAGTATTTATTGGGAATCACAAATGACTTGTCACTTGTTTTGCAACAAAGGGATCAAAATATTGTCCAAGCCATGAGTTTGATTGATACTATGAAATCTCAATTGCAAGACTTTAGGGAAGAGGGATGTCAAATAATTTTAGATGAAGTCAacaatttttgtgagttgaatatGATTCCCGTGATTGATATGGAAGACAGTATAGCAATCCGTGGCAATGCCAGGCGCAGTCGCAGAGGTCAAACCATCACTAATTTTCATCATTATCGCGTGGAAATTTTTTGTGAG GTTGTTGATTTAATTATACAAGAGATGAATAATCGTTTCTCGGAAGTTAGCACGGAATTGCTTAGTTGCATAACATGTCTTGATCCAAAAAGTTCTTTCTCTCAATTCAATGTGCAGAAACTACTCCGTCTTGCTGATTTATATCCTGAAGACTTCTCAAGTAACGATTATTTATATCTTGAGTCTCAACTTtga